Proteins from one Hemiscyllium ocellatum isolate sHemOce1 chromosome 6, sHemOce1.pat.X.cur, whole genome shotgun sequence genomic window:
- the LOC132816902 gene encoding secreted frizzled-related protein 2-like, whose protein sequence is MALCHGVGYSEMRLPNLLGHGTMREVLQQAGSWVPLLNKQCHSDTRRFLCSLFAPVCLNELHESIQPCQSLCQAVRDSCTPVMSAFGFPWPDMLDCNRFPVDNDLCIPSATSEEDGLLQEEPQICEACKAEGGAERSILTQLCNNDFVLKIKVKEISYLDRDATIIPEGRSRLLYGPEGWTDSGDERLELWLPGGSECTCDELRDLSASYLLTGRKQAEGRLLVTSIRHWRGGKRELRKMTRSFKKARC, encoded by the exons ATGGCGCTGTGCCATGGGGTGGGCTACAGCGAGATGAGGCTGCCCAACCTCCTTGGTCATGGGACCATGAGGGAGGTCTTGCAGCAGGCTGGCTCCTGGGTTCCTCTGCTCAACAAGCAATGCCACTCTGACACCAGGAGGTTCCTCTGCTCCCTCTTTGCTCCTGTCTGCCTCAATGAGCTGCATGAATCCATCCAGCCTTGCCAATCCCTTTGCCAGGCAGTCAGGGATAGCTGCACTCCGGTGATGTCTGCTTTCGGCTTCCCTTGGCCAGACATGTTGGATTGTAACCGTTTCCCAGTTGACAATGACCTTTGTATCCCTTCTGCCACCTCAGAGGAGGACGGACTCCTGCAGGAAG AACCCCAAATCTGTGAGGCGTGCAAAGCTGAGGGAGGAGCTGAGAGGAGCATTCTCACACAATTGTGCAACAATGATTTTG TGCTGAAAATCAAAGTGAAGGAGATCTCGTATCTGGACAGAGATGCCACGATTATTCCGGAAGGCCGGAGCAGGCTGCTGTACGGGCCAGAGGGATGGACTGACAGCGGGGATGAGAGGTTGGAGCTGTGGCTGCCCGGAGGCTCTGAATGTACCTGTGATGAGCTGAGGGACCTGAGCGCCTCCTATCTGCTGACAGGGAGAAAACAGGCTGAGGGGCGGCTGCTCGTCACCTCGATCAGACACTGGAGAGGAGGAAAGAGGGAGCTCCGGAAAATGACCAGGAGCTTCAAGAAAGCTCGCTGCTAA
- the tomt gene encoding transmembrane O-methyltransferase homolog, which yields MVSPAIALAFIPFLMTLIIRYRYYFLLFWRAVILRKIQDYTTGLSREERAFQYVMTHSIPGDPENILNTFDTWCYHSEYLSNVGPEKGKILERLISENVPLTLLELGTYCGYSAVRMARNLSLSARLYTVEMDKGNAAVAEKIIRLAGFDEDAVEQIIGPTEEVIPQFRERFGVDKFDFVFMNHWKRCYLRDLQLLEDYGLLQEGSIVVADNVIFTGAPHFMQYAKSCGKYSWKIHRTHLEYFRHIRDGMAELTYTGLK from the exons aTGGTCTCTCCTGCTATCGCCCTGGCCTTCATCCCCTTTCTGATGACTCTCATCATTCGATACCGCTACTACTTCCTGTTGTTCTGGCGGGCAGTAATTCTCCGGAAGATTCAGGACTACACAACTGGCCTGTCCAGGGAAGAGAGGGCCTTCCAGTATGTGATGACGCACAGCATTCCTGGAGATCCAGAGAACATCCTTAACACCTTCGATACATGGTGCTATCATTCAGAATACCTGAGCAATGTTGGGCCAGAGAAAG GGAAGATCCTGGAACGCTTGATCTCTGAGaatgttcccctcactctgctggAACTGGGGACTTACTGTGGTTACTCAGCTGTCCGCATGGCCAGGAACCTGTCCCTCAGTGCCAGGCTCTACACCGTGGAGATGGACAAGGGGAATGCAGCAGTGGCTGAGAAGATAATCCGTTTGGCAGGATTCGACGAAGATGCG GTGGAACAGATTATTGGGCCAACTGAGGAAGTAATCCCTCAGTTCAGAGAAAGGTTTGGAGTGGACAAGTTTGACTTTGTTTTCATGAACCATTGGAAACGCTGCTACCTCCGAGACCTGCAATTACTGGAAGACTACGGCCTGCTGCAGGAGGGAAGTATTGTCGTGGCAGACAATGTGATCTTCACCGGAGCTCCCCACTTCATGCAGTACGCCAAGAGCTGTGGCAAATACAGCTGGAAAATCCACCGTACACACCTCGAGTACTTCCGACACATCAGAGACGGAATGGCAGAGCTAACCTATACTGGGCTCAAGTGA